TGCATCAAGACCGTCGGCGAGGGCGAAGGCGCGATCAGCGAACTCGTCGCGGCGGCGGTATCCGACGGCTCTCGGGTGTTCACCGAGCTCGGCGAGCCGACCCATGCCGGCATTGGCATGCTGTACCGCGCGCCGAACCTGACCATCATCAACTTCGTGTGGGCCCCGTGCATGAGCCTCATGCCTCACGACCACCACATGTTCTCCGTGGTGGGCATCTACGCGGGCCGCGAGGACAACGTGTTCTGGCGGCGTACCGCGGGCGGCATCGAGGCCTACGGTGCGAAGTCGCTGGGCGCGGGCGACATCACGACGCTCGAGCGCGACGCGATCCACTCCGTGCTCAATCCGATCGGCAAGATGACCTGCGCGATCCACGTCTATGGCGGCGACTTCTTAGCACCGCCCGAGCCCCGCAGCATGTGGGACCACGAAACGCTCGCCGAGGCGCCATGGGACGTCGAGCGGGCCAAGGCGGCGTTTGCCGGCGCGGAGGCCCGCTTCAACGCGTGGTGGGACACCGAACCGGTCGCGGCCGGGCATTAGCTGAACTGTCGCAGACGGTTCGTCGAACTGCCGCAAGGGCTCCAATGTGGCGGTCTCGGTCCGGCCAAAACCGGCCACAGGAATGGCGCCTTGGTAAGCGGACCGTGATTACCGGCCCTTGGAGTATCGGCCGATTGTTGTCAGGCGAAGGCGTCAGGGTCCTGCATCCAGGCGGGAATGTCGCGCTGGCCGTGCAGTACGCGCCGGACATCGAGGTGATCCGGTCGTTCGATGTAGAAGACGAGATGAGCGCAGGCTAATTGTTTTGCTTTGCCAAAAATTGGCAAGGTCGTACCCCCATCCTCGTCCCGCAGTCACGCTACGAGCCGTTCTTCGCATTTCGCACCAGGCCTCCAGTGGCGACGGGTGTTCGGCGCTTGACACGGGCGCCAGGCTGATTGGCGCAGGCCCGCACGCCGCGTGCCGTGTTCATAGAGGCGCTGTGCGTCAGGAGCGCGGGCAAAGCAGCGGCCGGCGCCACGCCAGCCGATGATCTATGGTTCGGGTAGGAGTCGCTCCGCCACCGTCGGCGAAAGCTCGAGTTTCCGGGGAGCCAACATGGACAGGCATTCTCGTCACTTGCCGGTATTCCTGAATCTGGCGCAGATCCGCTTTCCGATCGGTGCGATCGCGTCGATCGCACACCGGGTCGCGGGGGTGCTGCTGTTCATCGCCCTGCCCGTCATCGCCCTGACGCTCGACGTCTCGCTGCGCACGGAAGCGGGCTTCGCCTCGGTGCGCGATCTGCTTTCGTCGCCCTTCTGGACCGTGACGGGTGCCGTGCTGTTGTGGGCGCTCGTGCATCACGTGCTGGCCGGGGTTCGCCACCTGCTGATGGATGTCGGCGTGGGCAGCGAGCTCGTGCAGGCGCGTGTCAGTGCGCGCCTGGTCCTGGTCGGCGCGCCCGTGCTCACCCTGCTGTTTCTCGCCTGGGGCCTGTCATGAGGCTTTTCGACGGACAGCGGGCATGGGTGGTCCAGCGCATCAGCGCCTTGCTGCTGCTGGTGCTGATCGTGTTCGGCGTGCTCGCACTGCCCTTTGCGCCACCGCTCGACTTCTCCGGGTGGCGCGCCTTCGCCGGCGGCGTGCTGGGAGGGCCGCTGATCGCGCTGCTATTCGGCGCCTTGTGCGCGCATGCCTGGGTGGGGATGCGCGATATCGTGCTCGACTACATCCAGCCGCGCGGACTGCGGCTGGCGGTGCTGAGCCTGATCGCGGTCGTGCTGTTCGGTGTGCTGGTGCGGGTGCTGCTGAGCCTGGCCGCGGTGGCGCTCGCGGCCTGAGCGGCGAAGGGGCGGACATGAAACTGAGCATCTATCGCTTCGACCCGGAGCGCGGCGATCCGCCGCGAATGCAGGCCTACGACGTGCAGCCGGAGGCGGGTGACAAGAAGCTGCTCGACCTGCTGATGCGGCTACGCGTCCAGGACGACAGCCTGTCGTTCCGGCGCTCGTGCCGGGAGGGCGTGTGCGGCTCGGACGCGATGAACATCAACGGCCGCAACGGCCTCGCCTGCCTCACCGCGCTCGACGGACTGAAGGAGCCGATCGTGCTGCGTCCGCTGCCGGGCTTCCCGGTGATCCGCGACCTGATCGTGGACATGACGCAGTTCTTCGCCCACTACCACTCGATCAAGCCCTGGCTGATCAACGACGCGCCCCTGCCCGAGCGCGAGCGGCTGCAGAGCCCGACCGAGCGTGAGCGCCTGGACGGGCTGTACGAATGCATCCTGTGCGCCTGCTGCAGCGCGTTCTGCCCGTCCTACTGGTGGAATCCGGACAAGTTCATCGGGCCTTCGGGCCTGCTGCAGGCCTACCGCTTCATCGCCGACAGCCGCGACACGGCCACCGCCGAGCGGCTCGACTTCCTCGACGACGTCTATCGCCTCTACCGCTGCCGCACGATCATGAACTGCACCGAGGTCTGCCCGAAGGGCTTGAGCCCCTCGCACGCGATCGAGCGCATCCGCCTGGCGCTGCTGCGGCGTTCGTCCTGAACCACCGTGCGCGGCGGCGTTCCCTTCACTGCGTGCGCGAACGAAAGTGGGCGCTGCAGCCTTCGAGTTCGAGCAGGTGGGGCAGCAGTTCGGAGTGCTGCTGTACGTGGAACACGAAGCGCGGCACGTCCCGCCCGGTCGCCTGGGCCATGAAGGGTTCGCCCCAGAAACTGAGCAGGGCCTCGCAACTGCCGCTGTGCTGGCTGTCCGCGAGGATGAAGGAAAGCGTGCGTTCCAGCTTGCACCAGCGTGGCGGTCGGACACGCGCATGACCTGCACAGGCGGCGATCTGGGGCGCGATCGTGCTGTCCCACAGTTCGCGCTGGCTTTCATCGAGCACGAACTGGATCGACCCGACCGCCGGGTTGTCGATGGCCGGTCGCAACAGGGCGTCGAAGAGCGCGGGGGTGCGGTACATCGACAGGCAGACGTTGAACCAGATGGAGTCTCCGCTCATCGCAAGCAGGAAGCGGTGATACGCGGTCTGCAACTGGCGCGGGCCGATCAGGGCAAGGCCCGGACGCTCGAGTGCGGCGTGCAGGCTGTCGACCGTGTGCCCCATACGCTCGACCTGCTCGGCGGTCAGCTCGTTGTTACGGCTGTGGCGCATGAAATTGATGAACAGCAGGCCCACGAGCGCCAGCAGGATCGGAAGCACGACCGTCTCATCGACGATGTGCAGCAGGTGCAGGACGATGGCCACGAAGGCTGCGGCGATGCCGGCTATCGCGTCCCACTCCCAGCCCATGGCCTGGCGGATCTTCATCGCTTGCCCTCCACTGTTTTTCCAACATAGCACACCCCCCGAAAGGGCTCGGCACCGGCTCTGGCCTCGCTTGGGCGCAACCGTGAAGGGATTCGACCTGGCCGGCAACACGCGCGAACCCGCCGCGGACGGTTGTCTGCGCTATCGTTCTTTAGCCTTCGCGACCTGGCGCATGATCGTGACCGCCGAGGGGTGACGCCTTGGCGTCTCCAGACCGAGCACCTCGTGCAGGCGTGTGTCGTTGCCAACGAGGTCGGCAAGCGAAACGCGGTCGAGCGCCGCCAGGAAGGCCTGCAGGGCACTGTCGAGCGCGCCCTTGAGCCGGCAGGCCGGATCCAGCAGGCAGTGCGATTGCGTTCCGAAGCACTCGACCAGTTCGAGGCTGGGTTCCACCCGACGGACGACCTCACCAACACCGATCTCGGCCGTGGCCCGTGCCAGCTTCAAGCCTCCGCCCTTGCCACGCGCGCCGTCGACGAAGCCCTTCGCCACCAGTTCGGTGACGATCTTCATGAGGTGGCTGCGCGAGATGTCGAAGCGCTCGGCGACTTCCTTGATGGTGACGCGCCGCTCGGGGCATGCCCCGAGATACATGAGGATCCGAAGCGCGTAGTCGGTGTGCTGTGTGATGTTCATCGCAAGAGTGTGCAGAAGGGTGACTGCCAACTGCATGCTAGCAGCAATAGATTCATGTTAGTTGACTCTTTAAAAGAGGAGTTTTAAATTCTTCTTCGAGGACTCATTTCAGGGATCCGCCATGAAGCGCCACACCCGTCTCGCCCAGTTGTCCCGTGAGCACCACACCGCGCTGCGTCTCGGCAGGCATCTGCTTGCTGGCGGTGCCCAGGCCGAGCTCGGCGCCGAACTTCCCGGCATCGAAGCCCATTTCGCCGAGGAAGAGCGCGACCTGCTGCCGCTACTGGAGACGGATCGCCACTACGCGCACGCAGAACGGCTGCGCGCGGAACACGCACAGCTCAGGCACCTGCTCATGGTGGCGCTGAGCGGCGCGGATCAGGCGAGGGCCGGGCAGGCACTGATCGATCATGTGCGGTTCGAGGAGCGGGAGCTCTTTCCCGTGCTCGAGACCCTGTTCGAGGAGGCAAGGCCATGACCCACGTCGTCACCGAAGCGTGCATCAGGTGCAAATACACGGATTGCGTGAGCATGTGCCCCGTCGATGCCTTCCGTGAGGGCCCGAACTTCCTGGTGATCGATCCGGAGGAGTGCATCGACTGCACCCTGTGCGTGGCCGAATGCCCGGTGGATGCCATCGTGCCGGAGGATGAGCTCACCGATGCGCAGCTTGAATACCTTGCGCTCAACGCCATGCTGGCGAAGGCGTGGCCGCGCATCGTCGAGGCGCATCCGGCGCTGCCCGATGCAGACGAGTGGGCGAAGGTGGCCGAAAAACGGGCGTGGCTCGAAACCTCGTGAACGAGTCACACGAGCATTGCCTCGGCGACGGTTCAGCCCGGGTCGATACCACCCCGCCCTCGACCACGTCGCCCGCATGGCGCCCCTTCGGACGTGCCTCGGCGCATCGGATCCAAGCAACGCGCCCGATCAAGAACGTCCGGAATCCGTAGCTGCACTGGTCTAAGATCCAGCGTGACATGCGCGCCCGCGCACCACGCCCTCCTTCGCCAGCGCCAGCCCACGCCGATGCCATCCGACGCCCTCCCCTTCCCGCCCGCGCCGCTGCTCGAACACGGCATGTTCGACGTCGGCGACGGCCATCGTCTGTACTTCGAGCGCTGCGGCAAGCCCGACGGCCTGCCAGTGCTGTTCCTGCACGGCGGACCGGGCAGCGGCTGCAATCCGCGCCAGCGCCAGCTCTTCGACCCGGCGCGCTTCCAGGTCGTGCTCTTCGACCAGCGCGGTTGCGGGCGCAGCACGCCGCGCGGTGGGTGCCACGCCAACACGACGCGCGAGCTGATCGACGACATCGAGCGCCTACGCCTGCACCTCGGCATCGGGCGCTGGCTGGTGTTCGGCGGTTCGTGGGGGGCGGCGCTGGGCGTGGCCTACTGCAGCACGCATCCGCAGGCATGTCTGGGCGCCATCCTGCGCGGCAGCTTCCTGACCGGGCAGCCCGATCTCGACTGGTTCTTCGGGCCCGAAGGCGCGGGGGCGATCTGCGCCGACGCGTGGTCGAGCTTCTGCACGGCCCTGCCCCCGGCTGCCGAGGGACGCGCGCTGGCCGCCCTGTGCGCGAGCCTCGGCGAGGGGGCGGACGCGCGCGCTGCACGCGTGGCGGCCGAAGCCTGGGCTGCGTGGGAAGAGGCCCTGATCACGCCCGGCC
This genomic stretch from Thauera sp. GDN1 harbors:
- the fdxA gene encoding ferredoxin FdxA, which translates into the protein MTHVVTEACIRCKYTDCVSMCPVDAFREGPNFLVIDPEECIDCTLCVAECPVDAIVPEDELTDAQLEYLALNAMLAKAWPRIVEAHPALPDADEWAKVAEKRAWLETS
- the pip gene encoding prolyl aminopeptidase, translating into MPSDALPFPPAPLLEHGMFDVGDGHRLYFERCGKPDGLPVLFLHGGPGSGCNPRQRQLFDPARFQVVLFDQRGCGRSTPRGGCHANTTRELIDDIERLRLHLGIGRWLVFGGSWGAALGVAYCSTHPQACLGAILRGSFLTGQPDLDWFFGPEGAGAICADAWSSFCTALPPAAEGRALAALCASLGEGADARAARVAAEAWAAWEEALITPGRAPAAPPVRDAAERAALIDKYRVQAHYLAHRGFLGEETVLEAAGRMAGIPAAILHGRLDLVCRARNALRLHAALPGSRLQLVEGAGHSPFDPPLTRALIGALAHFAEHGDFARWPGA
- a CDS encoding succinate dehydrogenase iron-sulfur subunit: MKLSIYRFDPERGDPPRMQAYDVQPEAGDKKLLDLLMRLRVQDDSLSFRRSCREGVCGSDAMNINGRNGLACLTALDGLKEPIVLRPLPGFPVIRDLIVDMTQFFAHYHSIKPWLINDAPLPERERLQSPTERERLDGLYECILCACCSAFCPSYWWNPDKFIGPSGLLQAYRFIADSRDTATAERLDFLDDVYRLYRCRTIMNCTEVCPKGLSPSHAIERIRLALLRRSS
- a CDS encoding Rrf2 family transcriptional regulator, with protein sequence MNITQHTDYALRILMYLGACPERRVTIKEVAERFDISRSHLMKIVTELVAKGFVDGARGKGGGLKLARATAEIGVGEVVRRVEPSLELVECFGTQSHCLLDPACRLKGALDSALQAFLAALDRVSLADLVGNDTRLHEVLGLETPRRHPSAVTIMRQVAKAKER
- the sdhD gene encoding succinate dehydrogenase, hydrophobic membrane anchor protein; amino-acid sequence: MRLFDGQRAWVVQRISALLLLVLIVFGVLALPFAPPLDFSGWRAFAGGVLGGPLIALLFGALCAHAWVGMRDIVLDYIQPRGLRLAVLSLIAVVLFGVLVRVLLSLAAVALAA
- a CDS encoding hemerythrin domain-containing protein; translation: MKRHTRLAQLSREHHTALRLGRHLLAGGAQAELGAELPGIEAHFAEEERDLLPLLETDRHYAHAERLRAEHAQLRHLLMVALSGADQARAGQALIDHVRFEERELFPVLETLFEEARP
- the sdhC gene encoding succinate dehydrogenase, cytochrome b556 subunit; its protein translation is MDRHSRHLPVFLNLAQIRFPIGAIASIAHRVAGVLLFIALPVIALTLDVSLRTEAGFASVRDLLSSPFWTVTGAVLLWALVHHVLAGVRHLLMDVGVGSELVQARVSARLVLVGAPVLTLLFLAWGLS